In a genomic window of Bradyrhizobium ontarionense:
- a CDS encoding DUF2155 domain-containing protein, producing MHRNIALTALAAFVAATSMALVAVPARAQIGTIFSDPVPRPPGNIPRRGEPLPPPPEEEEEIPELPQGRVLPAPTRPPPGQGAALPGPVQSQPLAPPPAAMPPNNPPVAVAPPSAQPGAVPAPGGNVAQPGQRQLPPRGAPQNAAVPPNGAVPQTPATLQPGDEVVTEPPAQKIVNKKASFSGLDKITGRIINFDEDVGETVQFGALRVKTDACYTRPATEAANTDAFVQVDEITLQGEVKRIFSGWMFAASPGLHGVEHPVYDIWLVDCKEPQTTVVSAAPDQKPTAQPAQKRPPQQKQAAPRPQPPQQPQQYQTQQMPPPPPPQAGGPFGGVFR from the coding sequence ATGCATCGAAACATTGCCCTGACCGCTCTCGCAGCCTTCGTGGCCGCCACCTCCATGGCGCTGGTGGCCGTGCCTGCGCGCGCGCAGATCGGCACCATCTTCTCCGACCCTGTTCCGCGTCCGCCCGGCAACATTCCGCGCCGCGGAGAACCGCTTCCCCCGCCGCCGGAGGAGGAGGAAGAGATCCCGGAGCTGCCGCAGGGACGCGTGCTGCCGGCGCCGACCCGTCCGCCGCCAGGGCAGGGCGCAGCCCTTCCGGGACCGGTGCAGTCCCAGCCTCTCGCGCCGCCGCCGGCAGCGATGCCGCCAAACAATCCGCCGGTCGCGGTCGCGCCGCCCTCCGCGCAGCCGGGTGCCGTGCCGGCGCCGGGCGGCAATGTCGCCCAGCCCGGTCAGCGTCAGCTGCCGCCGCGCGGCGCGCCCCAGAATGCGGCGGTCCCGCCGAACGGGGCCGTGCCGCAGACGCCTGCGACGCTGCAGCCGGGCGACGAGGTGGTGACCGAGCCGCCGGCGCAGAAGATCGTGAACAAGAAGGCGAGCTTCTCCGGCCTCGACAAGATCACCGGCCGCATCATCAATTTCGACGAGGACGTCGGCGAGACCGTGCAATTCGGCGCGCTCAGGGTGAAGACCGACGCCTGCTACACCCGGCCGGCCACCGAAGCCGCGAATACCGATGCGTTCGTCCAGGTCGACGAGATCACCTTGCAGGGCGAGGTGAAGCGCATCTTCTCGGGCTGGATGTTCGCGGCAAGCCCCGGCCTGCACGGCGTCGAGCACCCGGTCTACGACATCTGGCTGGTCGACTGCAAAGAGCCGCAGACCACGGTGGTGAGCGCGGCGCCCGATCAGAAGCCCACGGCTCAACCGGCGCAGAAGCGGCCGCCGCAGCAGAAGCAGGCGGCACCCAGGCCCCAGCCGCCGCAGCAGCCACAGCAGTATCAGACCCAGCAGATGCCGCCGCCTCCGCCACCCCAGGCGGGTGGGCCGTTCGGCGGGGTGTTCAGGTAG
- the aat gene encoding leucyl/phenylalanyl-tRNA--protein transferase — MNSRDSAASEITPEVLLRAYACGIFPMAESADDPTLFWVEPELRGLIPLDGFRVASRLARTVRSDTFVVTVNQAFKAVMDGCAEPQPGREDTWINRRIRELYSGLYALGHCHSVECWQDGELVGGLYGVSLGRAFFGESMFHRTRDASKVALVHLVARLIAGGFELLDTQYVTEHLKTFGAVEIPRRRYTALLEKALTGPAANFARLPVDQPIPGSEALAIIAARG, encoded by the coding sequence ATGAATTCGCGCGACTCCGCAGCGTCCGAGATTACGCCCGAGGTCCTGCTGCGTGCCTATGCCTGCGGCATCTTCCCGATGGCCGAAAGTGCCGACGATCCGACGCTGTTCTGGGTCGAGCCGGAGCTGCGCGGCCTGATTCCGCTCGATGGGTTTCGCGTGGCGTCGCGGCTGGCCCGCACGGTGCGCTCCGACACCTTCGTGGTGACCGTGAACCAGGCCTTCAAGGCGGTCATGGATGGCTGCGCCGAGCCGCAGCCCGGCCGCGAGGACACCTGGATCAACCGGCGCATCCGCGAGCTCTACAGCGGCCTCTATGCGCTCGGCCATTGCCACAGCGTCGAATGCTGGCAGGACGGCGAACTCGTCGGTGGCCTTTATGGCGTCAGCCTGGGCCGGGCCTTCTTCGGCGAGAGCATGTTCCATCGCACCCGCGACGCCTCGAAGGTGGCGCTGGTGCATCTCGTGGCGCGGCTGATCGCGGGCGGCTTCGAGCTGCTCGACACCCAATATGTCACCGAGCACCTCAAGACCTTCGGCGCCGTCGAGATCCCGCGGCGGCGCTATACCGCGCTGCTCGAAAAGGCGCTGACGGGACCAGCGGCTAATTTTGCGAGGCTTCCGGTCGACCAGCCGATCCCCGGCAGCGAGGCGCTGGCCATCATCGCCGCGCGCGGCTGA
- a CDS encoding sensor histidine kinase, translating into MSPASPTLLYIDDDAALARLVDRGLKRLGFTVEHAPGGSEGLDRIKHGGIDVVALDQYMPGLDGLETLERIMALPEAPPVVFVTASQDSKIAVTALKAGAADYLVKDVQGEFIPLLQVAAEGALRQARLQKARDEAEAEVRASRDRYAALAAEREVLLREVNHRVGNSLQIIASLLHLQANSSTQEDVKAALTNAMGRVAAVAQVHRRLYTSHDLKSVLLNQYLDALLDDLRRSAEGNRMSRLTLRGEAIEIDPDRAVAIGIVVNELVMNAVKYAYPDGPGPIHVELKLDGDDIVLAIADNGVGLNATSDPRSTGMGQRIVSAMANKLDATVAPDPSHAGTKIVVRFRLTKDVPKPAAAVG; encoded by the coding sequence ATGAGCCCCGCCTCCCCCACGCTGCTCTACATCGACGACGACGCGGCGCTGGCGCGGCTGGTCGACCGGGGCCTCAAGCGGCTCGGCTTCACGGTTGAACATGCGCCCGGCGGCAGCGAAGGGCTCGACCGGATCAAGCACGGTGGCATCGACGTGGTCGCGCTCGACCAGTACATGCCCGGTCTCGACGGGCTGGAGACGCTGGAGCGCATCATGGCGCTGCCGGAGGCGCCGCCGGTCGTGTTCGTCACGGCGTCGCAGGATTCCAAGATCGCCGTCACGGCGCTGAAGGCCGGCGCGGCCGACTATCTCGTCAAGGACGTGCAGGGCGAGTTCATTCCGCTGCTGCAGGTTGCAGCCGAAGGCGCGCTGCGCCAGGCGCGGCTGCAGAAGGCGCGCGACGAGGCGGAGGCCGAAGTCCGCGCCTCACGCGACCGCTATGCGGCGCTGGCGGCGGAGCGAGAGGTGCTGTTGCGCGAGGTCAACCATCGCGTCGGCAATTCGCTGCAGATCATCGCCTCGCTGCTGCACCTGCAGGCCAATTCGAGCACGCAGGAGGACGTCAAGGCCGCGCTCACCAACGCCATGGGCCGCGTCGCCGCCGTCGCGCAGGTGCATCGCCGCCTCTACACCTCGCACGATTTGAAGAGCGTGCTGCTCAATCAATATCTCGACGCGCTGCTCGACGATCTCCGCCGCTCGGCCGAGGGCAACCGCATGTCACGACTGACCTTGAGGGGCGAGGCAATCGAGATCGACCCCGATCGTGCGGTTGCGATCGGCATCGTGGTCAACGAGCTGGTCATGAACGCGGTCAAATACGCCTATCCCGATGGCCCCGGGCCCATTCACGTCGAGCTGAAGCTCGACGGCGACGACATCGTGCTCGCCATCGCCGACAACGGCGTCGGCCTCAACGCGACCAGCGATCCGCGATCGACCGGCATGGGCCAGCGCATCGTCAGTGCGATGGCCAACAAGCTTGACGCGACCGTGGCTCCCGACCCGAGCCATGCCGGTACCAAGATCGTCGTCCGCTTCCGCCTCACCAAGGATGTTCCCAAGCCGGCTGCCGCCGTGGGCTGA
- a CDS encoding response regulator, which produces MTMPVTIIMIEDDEGHARLIERNIRRSGVNNEIMPFTNGTDAVKYLLGDDGTGLDHKGRALLILLDLNLPDMTGIEILRMVKQNSFLKSAPVVILTTTDDSQEIKRCYELGCNVYITKPVNYESFANAIRQLGLFFSVIQVPPAA; this is translated from the coding sequence ATGACCATGCCTGTGACGATCATCATGATCGAGGACGACGAAGGCCACGCCCGCCTGATCGAGCGGAACATCCGCCGCTCCGGCGTCAACAACGAAATCATGCCGTTCACCAACGGTACAGACGCCGTCAAGTATCTACTGGGGGATGACGGCACCGGCCTCGACCATAAGGGCCGCGCCCTGCTGATCCTGCTGGACCTCAACCTGCCGGACATGACCGGCATCGAGATCCTGCGGATGGTCAAGCAGAACAGCTTCCTGAAGAGCGCGCCGGTCGTGATCCTGACCACGACCGACGACTCGCAGGAGATCAAGCGCTGCTACGAGCTCGGCTGCAACGTCTACATCACCAAGCCCGTGAACTACGAGAGTTTCGCCAACGCCATTCGCCAGCTCGGCCTGTTCTTCTCCGTCATCCAGGTTCCGCCCGCCGCATGA